From a single Candidatus Delongbacteria bacterium genomic region:
- a CDS encoding NTP transferase domain-containing protein: MPESEPLPLLVLLAAGRSQRMGQAKAFLPFGAHTWLEQQLQWFAAAGGHRALVVLSEIPAAHAPALPTVGEWQPHHGLTLTLHLNPYPESGPLGSLLVALEALKGAPSCSVLIQPVDVPLPDSGLLRSLLVHPLGELDSVQPTRRGRRGHPLRIGPGLAAGLARLDPLEPGQRLDRAIARRVDVRHTIETDSDLPFLNLNAPADWAAFLRDHPPSL; the protein is encoded by the coding sequence ATGCCGGAGAGTGAGCCCTTGCCCCTGCTGGTTCTGCTGGCGGCCGGCCGCAGCCAGCGAATGGGGCAGGCCAAGGCCTTTCTGCCCTTTGGCGCACATACCTGGCTTGAACAGCAGCTGCAATGGTTCGCCGCCGCCGGTGGCCACCGTGCCCTGGTGGTCCTGAGCGAGATCCCCGCCGCACACGCGCCCGCTCTGCCCACCGTGGGAGAATGGCAACCGCATCACGGACTGACCCTCACTCTCCACCTCAATCCGTACCCGGAATCAGGTCCCCTCGGCAGTCTGCTTGTCGCCCTTGAGGCGTTGAAGGGCGCCCCGTCCTGTTCGGTGCTGATCCAGCCGGTGGATGTACCACTTCCGGATTCCGGACTGCTGCGCTCCTTGCTCGTTCATCCCCTCGGGGAACTGGACAGTGTGCAACCCACGCGCCGGGGCAGACGCGGGCATCCGCTGCGCATCGGTCCCGGCCTTGCGGCAGGTCTGGCCCGCCTGGACCCACTCGAGCCCGGACAACGTCTGGACCGGGCCATCGCCAGGCGTGTTGATGTGCGACATACCATCGAAACCGACTCCGACCTGCCCTTCCTCAATCTGAATGCGCCCGCCGACTGGGCCGCCTTCCTCAGGGATCATCCCCCGTCCCTCTGA
- the xdhC gene encoding xanthine dehydrogenase accessory protein XdhC, with the protein MSDWINELATLHASGEAFALVSVIRVRGSAPRERGARMMVTTDRVVGTIGGGGLEHQAIEQARTQLHSGEDLELSAELTPAHDQICGGAVDLLIEIFNSGPRLILFGAGHVARALTQVLQGTGVRIECIDAREDQLQHPEMPASVIRHLEHGPDFAGSARFQPARSIVCVMTHSHELDLDLLRTLLPQAPAWLGLMGSKTKWHNFRRSLLAEGFSEPQVDGIHCPLGSRKLGKLPREIAISIATDLLERIHAGE; encoded by the coding sequence ATGTCCGACTGGATCAACGAGCTGGCGACCCTGCATGCAAGCGGCGAGGCCTTCGCCCTGGTGTCCGTGATCCGGGTCCGGGGTTCCGCCCCCCGCGAGCGCGGGGCCCGCATGATGGTCACCACGGATCGCGTTGTGGGAACCATTGGAGGTGGTGGTCTGGAGCATCAGGCGATCGAGCAGGCGCGCACCCAGTTGCACTCGGGTGAAGATCTGGAACTGTCCGCCGAGTTGACACCCGCCCACGACCAGATCTGCGGGGGTGCCGTGGACCTGCTGATCGAGATCTTCAACAGCGGTCCCCGACTGATCCTCTTCGGTGCCGGACATGTGGCCCGTGCCCTGACCCAGGTTCTGCAGGGAACGGGAGTGCGCATCGAATGCATCGATGCCCGCGAAGACCAGCTGCAGCACCCCGAGATGCCGGCCAGCGTGATCCGTCATCTGGAACACGGTCCCGACTTTGCTGGCTCGGCCCGCTTCCAGCCCGCGCGAAGCATCGTGTGCGTGATGACCCACAGCCACGAGCTGGACCTGGACCTGTTGCGCACTCTGTTGCCCCAGGCACCTGCCTGGCTGGGATTGATGGGCAGCAAGACCAAGTGGCACAACTTCCGGCGTTCCTTGCTGGCCGAAGGGTTCAGCGAGCCTCAGGTGGATGGGATTCACTGTCCGCTGGGTTCCCGCAAGCTGGGCAAGTTGCCGCGGGAAATCGCGATCAGCATTGCCACCGACCTGCTGGAACGCATCCATGCCGGAGAGTGA
- a CDS encoding xanthine dehydrogenase family protein subunit M yields the protein MSTPWSIVAADTLDDLLAVMQHNPGCRPLAGGTDLLVQKQLRPLDGEPCVDISRIPELAGISRTSAGDWRIGATTSYSQILADPVLCETFPMLARAAGLTGGWAIQNRGTLGGNLANASPAADSPPALMCYEAELELVGPSGSRQMPLADFFLDYRRTALRPGELIAAILVPARDPRVWHESYTKVGTREAQSIAKLSLAIALHLEDGIVLQAFLAGGALAPTCVRLIECETLLVGARFERALIPRLQDSLQRAIHPIDDLRSNEHYRRRVASALLERALRTAMKGTA from the coding sequence ATGAGCACCCCCTGGAGCATTGTCGCGGCCGATACTCTGGACGACCTGCTGGCGGTGATGCAGCACAATCCGGGCTGCCGTCCCCTCGCCGGTGGCACCGACCTGCTGGTGCAGAAGCAGCTGCGGCCACTGGACGGCGAGCCCTGCGTGGACATCTCGCGCATCCCCGAACTGGCAGGCATTTCACGCACATCCGCTGGTGATTGGCGCATCGGCGCCACCACGTCCTACAGCCAGATCCTGGCCGACCCGGTTCTGTGCGAAACCTTTCCCATGCTCGCCAGGGCCGCGGGCCTCACCGGAGGCTGGGCCATCCAGAACCGGGGCACGCTGGGAGGCAATCTGGCCAATGCTTCCCCGGCCGCCGACAGTCCACCCGCGCTGATGTGTTACGAAGCCGAGTTGGAGCTTGTCGGCCCATCCGGATCCCGGCAGATGCCCCTCGCTGATTTCTTTCTGGACTACCGGCGCACGGCGTTGCGTCCCGGTGAACTGATCGCGGCCATCCTGGTGCCGGCGCGTGATCCACGAGTCTGGCATGAGAGCTACACCAAAGTCGGCACGCGCGAAGCCCAGTCGATCGCCAAGCTCTCGCTGGCCATCGCCCTGCATCTCGAGGACGGAATCGTCCTACAGGCATTTCTGGCCGGCGGAGCCCTTGCCCCCACCTGCGTGCGCCTGATTGAATGTGAAACACTGCTTGTCGGTGCCCGGTTCGAACGCGCATTGATTCCGCGTCTGCAGGACAGCCTGCAGCGCGCGATCCATCCCATCGACGATCTGCGCTCCAACGAGCATTACCGCCGACGCGTGGCCTCCGCCCTGCTGGAGCGGGCGCTGCGGACGGCCATGAAAGGGACTGCCTGA
- a CDS encoding (2Fe-2S)-binding protein, which translates to MSESPIRFLLNGQPQTWKGDPFRRLLDVLRIDLGLTGSKEGCGEGECGACAVLVDGTLVNACLLPMLQVRDRAVLTIEGVEHDALGARLQAAMAQAGATQCGICTPGMVIAALALLRANPRPTREEVRRGLAGNLCRCTGYMKIIDGVIQAAEESA; encoded by the coding sequence ATGAGTGAGTCACCCATCCGTTTTCTGCTCAATGGCCAACCGCAGACCTGGAAGGGGGATCCTTTCCGGCGCCTGCTGGACGTGCTGCGCATCGACCTGGGACTCACCGGCAGCAAGGAAGGCTGTGGCGAGGGCGAGTGCGGAGCCTGCGCCGTGCTCGTGGATGGCACGCTGGTCAACGCCTGTCTGCTGCCCATGCTCCAGGTGCGCGACCGCGCCGTGCTGACCATCGAAGGAGTCGAACATGACGCGCTCGGCGCGCGCCTGCAGGCCGCCATGGCCCAGGCGGGTGCCACACAGTGCGGAATCTGCACTCCCGGCATGGTGATCGCGGCACTGGCACTGCTGCGGGCGAATCCCCGCCCCACTCGCGAGGAAGTCCGCCGCGGACTCGCGGGAAATCTCTGTCGCTGCACGGGCTACATGAAGATCATCGACGGCGTGATCCAGGCCGCGGAGGAGTCCGCATGA
- a CDS encoding xanthine dehydrogenase family protein — protein sequence MNDPTDSCRIGSSFPRPEAPDKLRGQARYTDDLPGNGVLHGATVRSTCARGTIRGIQFSPTIDWSQFVIVDARDVPGKNRLQLLTDDQPVLAATRINHPAEPVLLLAHPDRETLRHAVRQVRVLVDEEPPVEDLRAAMTGSERIHGDDNLLKSYTILKGDPDSVWEGAALVVEGEYETGAQEQLYIEPQAIQAEPMIGGGVVIKGSLQCPYYVHKGLLPILDLPADRVRVIQFTTGGAFGGKEEYPSLLAAHAALLALKAGQSVRMVYERDEDMLATTKRHPSLTRILTAIDDAGKLLALEIDFNLDGGAYVTLSPVVLSRGAIHAAGPYACPHVRVTARAWATNRPPMGAFRGFGAPQSIFALERQLDRVAAAAGLDPVEFRRMNLLTRGASMATGQQMTQDPGWSALLDHALEKSNYHDVHRRALAHNRESLDTRRGVGLSTFMHGAGFTGSGEVTLASVVEVAALAEGLIEVRTSCVEMGQGAIAVFTQIAAESAGLPASCIRIARPDTAHVPDSGPTVASRTAMVVGELVRRAVCDLCELLKAHGWTPGQSPDLFAEACRQATLSGPLRTRSQYQAPPGINWDDATYRGDAYAAWAWAVYVAETETDLATLESRVTRFTAVQEVGRVINPILAQGQIEGGVTQAIGWALMEEVAWRGGAMANNRLSGYIVPTAADTPEIGVHFLEHPFSHGPGGAKGIGELPMDGPAPAICAALDMALGTRITAIPALPERLLHELSLREASDE from the coding sequence ATGAACGATCCCACCGACAGCTGCCGCATCGGAAGTTCCTTTCCCCGGCCGGAAGCCCCGGACAAACTCCGCGGACAAGCACGATACACGGATGACCTCCCCGGAAACGGGGTGCTCCATGGAGCCACTGTGCGCAGCACCTGCGCCCGGGGCACAATCCGTGGAATCCAATTCTCGCCCACGATCGACTGGAGCCAGTTCGTCATCGTCGATGCCAGGGACGTGCCCGGCAAGAATCGGCTGCAATTGCTGACCGACGACCAACCCGTGCTGGCCGCCACCCGGATCAATCACCCGGCCGAGCCCGTGCTGCTGCTGGCGCATCCCGATCGAGAGACATTGCGCCATGCGGTCAGACAGGTGCGGGTTCTCGTGGATGAGGAGCCGCCCGTCGAGGATCTTCGTGCGGCCATGACCGGTTCCGAACGGATCCACGGCGACGACAACCTGCTCAAGAGCTACACCATCCTCAAGGGCGATCCGGATTCCGTCTGGGAAGGTGCGGCGCTGGTGGTGGAAGGTGAGTACGAAACCGGGGCGCAGGAGCAGTTGTACATCGAGCCCCAGGCGATCCAGGCCGAGCCCATGATCGGCGGCGGGGTCGTGATCAAGGGCTCGCTCCAGTGCCCCTACTATGTGCACAAAGGCTTGCTGCCCATCCTCGATCTGCCCGCCGATCGCGTGCGCGTGATCCAGTTCACCACGGGCGGCGCCTTCGGCGGCAAGGAAGAGTACCCCAGTCTGCTGGCGGCGCACGCGGCCCTGCTGGCGCTCAAGGCGGGCCAGTCCGTGCGCATGGTTTACGAGCGCGACGAGGATATGCTGGCCACAACCAAGCGCCACCCCAGTCTGACCCGGATCCTCACGGCCATCGACGACGCGGGAAAGTTGCTTGCTCTGGAGATCGACTTCAACCTGGACGGCGGAGCCTATGTGACACTCAGTCCCGTGGTGCTCTCGCGCGGGGCGATTCACGCCGCGGGTCCCTATGCCTGTCCCCATGTGCGTGTCACGGCGCGGGCCTGGGCCACCAATCGTCCGCCCATGGGTGCTTTCCGGGGTTTCGGTGCCCCACAGAGCATCTTCGCCCTCGAGCGCCAGCTGGACCGGGTGGCCGCCGCAGCTGGACTGGATCCTGTAGAATTCCGAAGGATGAATCTACTGACCAGGGGCGCCAGCATGGCCACCGGTCAACAGATGACCCAGGATCCCGGCTGGTCGGCTCTGCTGGATCACGCCCTCGAGAAATCGAACTATCACGATGTCCATCGCCGCGCGCTGGCTCACAACCGGGAGTCCCTTGACACAAGGCGCGGAGTGGGACTCTCCACCTTCATGCACGGAGCCGGGTTCACCGGGAGCGGAGAGGTGACTCTGGCCTCGGTCGTTGAAGTCGCCGCTCTGGCCGAAGGCCTGATCGAAGTACGCACCAGCTGTGTCGAAATGGGGCAGGGCGCGATAGCTGTCTTCACCCAGATCGCGGCCGAGAGTGCGGGGCTGCCCGCTTCCTGCATCCGCATCGCCCGGCCCGACACGGCCCACGTGCCGGACAGCGGGCCCACGGTGGCGTCGCGCACGGCGATGGTGGTGGGCGAACTGGTACGGCGCGCCGTGTGTGACCTCTGCGAGCTGCTGAAAGCTCACGGCTGGACTCCCGGCCAGTCCCCGGACCTGTTCGCCGAAGCCTGCCGCCAAGCCACCCTGTCGGGTCCTCTCCGCACGCGCAGCCAGTATCAGGCCCCACCTGGAATCAACTGGGATGATGCCACCTACCGGGGCGATGCCTACGCGGCCTGGGCCTGGGCCGTGTACGTGGCGGAGACGGAAACCGATCTCGCCACGCTGGAATCCCGCGTGACACGGTTCACGGCGGTCCAGGAGGTGGGTCGCGTGATCAATCCGATCCTGGCCCAGGGGCAGATCGAGGGCGGCGTGACCCAGGCCATCGGCTGGGCCCTGATGGAGGAAGTGGCCTGGCGTGGTGGCGCGATGGCCAACAATCGCCTCTCCGGTTATATCGTGCCCACCGCGGCCGATACCCCGGAAATCGGCGTGCATTTCCTCGAGCACCCGTTCAGCCATGGACCGGGCGGCGCAAAGGGGATCGGCGAGCTGCCCATGGACGGCCCGGCGCCCGCGATCTGTGCGGCACTGGACATGGCGTTGGGCACCAGAATCACGGCGATTCCCGCCCTGCCCGAGCGCCTGCTGCACGAACTGTCTCTCCGGGAGGCCAGCGATGAGTGA
- the lpxK gene encoding tetraacyldisaccharide 4'-kinase: MSAGSPPRSLLAWLLSVPWASITGARNLAYDTGLFTTHDSPLPTLCVGNISLGGVGKSPLVMHLAREISAARDFPLHGLRFGESPVAVLSRGYGRRSRGFVLVSRGEGPLVSVDQSGDESAVCARLCPGVWVAVCEDRLEGVRQLRQLGCGSVILDDGFQHRRLKRDLDLLIWDCGLDPASEALLPFGRLRESPRNAERAHALIFSRAGDASLLARRLTWFRQVTDAPAWVLELQPDGLYDPMSGNPLPVPVGNWGAFCGLGNPGQFEDSLQQSVGLPVHSRHFPDHHAFSTADILELQRAVEQDQLSCLVTTWKDWVRLPPAHGLPVVVLGQQVRLLPLD; this comes from the coding sequence ATGAGCGCCGGTTCCCCTCCCCGCAGCCTGCTGGCGTGGCTGCTCTCAGTGCCCTGGGCGAGCATCACGGGAGCACGCAATCTGGCCTACGACACGGGCCTGTTCACCACACACGACTCGCCCTTGCCCACCCTGTGTGTGGGCAACATCAGTCTTGGGGGCGTGGGCAAGTCCCCACTGGTGATGCATCTGGCCCGTGAAATCTCCGCGGCGCGGGACTTCCCCTTGCATGGCCTCCGGTTCGGAGAATCGCCGGTGGCCGTGCTGAGTCGAGGCTATGGTCGCCGCAGTCGCGGATTCGTGCTGGTCAGCCGTGGGGAAGGGCCATTGGTATCGGTGGATCAGTCCGGGGATGAATCAGCAGTCTGTGCTCGTTTGTGTCCCGGGGTCTGGGTGGCCGTCTGCGAAGACCGTCTGGAAGGAGTGCGCCAGCTGCGCCAACTGGGTTGTGGTTCGGTGATTCTGGACGATGGATTCCAGCACCGGCGGCTGAAACGCGATCTGGATCTACTGATCTGGGATTGCGGGCTCGATCCTGCCAGCGAAGCACTGCTGCCTTTCGGGAGATTGCGGGAGTCTCCACGAAACGCTGAGCGCGCGCACGCATTGATTTTTTCCAGGGCTGGAGATGCCAGTCTGCTTGCCCGGCGACTGACCTGGTTTCGGCAGGTGACGGATGCGCCGGCCTGGGTGCTTGAACTGCAGCCCGATGGCCTGTACGACCCAATGAGTGGCAACCCGCTTCCCGTGCCCGTGGGGAACTGGGGGGCCTTCTGCGGTCTGGGCAATCCGGGACAGTTCGAAGACTCACTCCAGCAATCCGTCGGACTTCCAGTCCATTCGCGGCATTTTCCTGATCATCACGCCTTCAGTACCGCTGACATTCTGGAACTGCAACGCGCGGTCGAGCAAGATCAATTGTCCTGTCTCGTGACGACCTGGAAGGACTGGGTGCGTCTTCCTCCTGCACATGGTCTGCCTGTTGTGGTGCTTGGCCAGCAGGTTCGGCTTCTTCCGCTCGACTGA
- a CDS encoding lysophospholipid acyltransferase family protein, whose translation MSMKKRITRLLNGFALRFGWLLLLATRLLVRVRFEGREHFHQLKQEGVSILIAVWHGRILLPILVHRNEGIVPLISLSRDGEMITRTVERLGYRAVRGSSSRRSQEALQDMVNELSVPGTVGAIMPDGPRGPRHSMKSGVIRMARESGAVILPMSFRARRPIEFGSWDRFNFWKPFTRAIVIYGEPIRLDAEGEFGQQREAVRQAMIALENRADHWFESHSG comes from the coding sequence ATGAGTATGAAGAAGCGGATCACACGACTGCTGAACGGTTTTGCATTGCGCTTCGGGTGGTTGCTGCTGCTTGCCACGCGATTGCTTGTCAGGGTGAGGTTCGAAGGGCGGGAGCACTTCCATCAGCTGAAGCAGGAAGGTGTCTCGATCCTGATCGCCGTGTGGCACGGACGCATCCTGCTGCCGATCCTCGTGCATCGCAACGAAGGTATCGTTCCTCTGATTTCGCTGAGTCGGGACGGGGAAATGATCACGCGCACAGTGGAGAGGCTGGGGTATCGGGCGGTGCGCGGATCCAGCTCCCGACGCTCCCAGGAGGCGCTGCAGGACATGGTGAACGAGTTGAGTGTGCCCGGCACGGTTGGCGCGATCATGCCCGACGGACCGCGCGGTCCCCGGCACTCAATGAAATCCGGCGTGATCCGGATGGCGCGGGAAAGCGGTGCGGTGATCCTGCCCATGAGCTTCCGCGCCAGGCGTCCGATCGAGTTCGGCAGTTGGGACCGCTTCAACTTCTGGAAGCCTTTCACGCGCGCCATCGTGATCTACGGCGAACCGATCCGACTGGATGCCGAAGGCGAATTCGGGCAGCAGCGAGAGGCCGTGCGACAGGCCATGATCGCTCTGGAGAACCGCGCGGATCACTGGTTCGAAAGCCATTCGGGATGA
- the lpxB gene encoding lipid-A-disaccharide synthase gives MPSLREKGGILLVCGESSGDQIAAAMLRELRRRNPRIPVYGVGGPALEKAGMDILIPQNELAVMGVLDVLGSLGTLRRSFRRLEDVVRERSPEMLLLVDFPGFNLRLARDLRSLVPRILYYISPKYWVWKRGRLRTMGELCDAIALIFPFEENDYRSLPVDARFVGHPVLDLVSNAPSRDLARELLGIDSSRPVIAYCPGSRRGELKRHLPILRDTEAELERLWPDKTHAPLRVLQLADGLDPDTLDQATRLLPGVRQIQGQFHTVLRAADRALVASGTASLETAALGTPHMVFYRLDPLAWALASRLVQVKWVTAINIVADRELVPESLQHRATGPALAKWCHDELENPAATENAERLAATVRDLLGGPGAARRTAELALEHIALLHRERGQ, from the coding sequence ATGCCATCCCTGAGGGAGAAGGGGGGGATTCTGCTGGTCTGCGGGGAAAGCTCCGGCGACCAGATTGCCGCGGCCATGCTGCGGGAATTGCGTCGCCGAAACCCGCGAATTCCGGTGTACGGTGTCGGTGGGCCGGCCCTGGAAAAGGCCGGAATGGACATCCTGATCCCCCAGAATGAGCTTGCCGTGATGGGCGTGCTGGATGTTCTCGGCAGCCTGGGCACCTTGCGCCGCAGTTTTCGCCGTCTGGAGGATGTGGTCCGCGAACGCTCTCCCGAGATGCTGCTGTTGGTCGACTTCCCCGGATTCAACCTGCGCCTGGCGCGCGACCTGCGCAGCCTTGTTCCCCGGATCCTGTATTACATCAGTCCCAAGTACTGGGTCTGGAAGCGTGGCCGCCTGCGCACCATGGGCGAACTCTGCGACGCGATCGCACTGATCTTCCCCTTTGAAGAGAATGATTACCGGAGCCTTCCCGTGGATGCCCGCTTCGTGGGCCATCCGGTGCTTGACCTGGTGTCGAACGCCCCATCGCGCGATCTGGCCCGGGAGCTTCTTGGAATTGATTCATCTCGCCCGGTGATCGCCTATTGTCCCGGCAGCCGTCGTGGAGAACTGAAACGTCATCTGCCGATCCTGCGGGATACCGAAGCGGAACTTGAGCGCCTCTGGCCCGACAAGACGCATGCTCCCCTGCGCGTGCTGCAGCTGGCCGATGGACTGGACCCGGACACTCTCGATCAGGCAACACGCCTGCTGCCAGGTGTGAGACAGATCCAGGGACAGTTCCACACGGTGCTGCGCGCCGCCGACAGAGCCCTGGTGGCCAGTGGCACAGCCAGTCTCGAAACGGCGGCACTGGGTACGCCCCACATGGTCTTCTACCGACTGGACCCTCTGGCCTGGGCACTGGCCAGCCGACTGGTGCAGGTCAAATGGGTCACTGCCATCAACATCGTCGCCGACCGAGAACTGGTTCCCGAAAGTCTGCAGCACCGTGCCACCGGGCCCGCACTGGCCAAGTGGTGTCACGATGAGCTGGAAAACCCCGCGGCGACCGAGAACGCCGAGCGGCTGGCCGCAACCGTGCGCGATCTGCTGGGAGGACCCGGCGCCGCCCGGCGTACGGCGGAACTGGCACTTGAACACATCGCTCTGCTGCATCGGGAGCGTGGGCAATGA
- the ggt gene encoding gamma-glutamyltransferase → MRGRAFQRGLPLLLAGLLACGGQLENPAWRNGAVVSADSLASMAGLKILRAGGSAADAAIATTLALAVCEPYSSGLGGGCLLVSHSAEDGVTRAISGRENAPAAARFDMYLDADGLPMPDLSGAGILAVAVPCELQALALLHEEQGHLPWHDLVEPARLLAEQGFSVGPRLGRVLAASDSLLRLHNDVASQPWWKDGEILDTGDRLIQPALARSLARLQELGVREFLELVFAPALDSLAQERGGILTGGDLLAVEATAETVVSGSYHGLELRSIGAPSSGGALLIEALQVLDGQQLDTLAPRDPLRIDRVARTLEYAFADRARWFGDPRFCTIPLDRLLSEEYADSLRALVTSGIRTDQAWPGLEREIREGDHTTHVCVIDSRGNAVSLTATINTYFGSGITEPRTGIVLNNEMDDFVIQPGVPNFYGLVGSPRNAVRAGARPLSSMTPLIVLKNGQVHLVAGSQGGPKIISTVLLHALDLVDYGMDPADALALPRYHQQWRPALLMLEPAFSPASRTRLRELGWELDERTEPWSVASLLLRDPDGRLRGAADPRADGLALGY, encoded by the coding sequence ATGAGGGGTAGAGCGTTTCAGCGAGGCCTGCCACTTCTGCTGGCGGGTCTGCTGGCCTGCGGCGGGCAGCTGGAAAACCCTGCCTGGCGCAACGGTGCGGTTGTCAGCGCGGACAGTCTGGCCAGTATGGCGGGCTTGAAGATCCTGCGCGCGGGTGGCAGTGCGGCGGATGCCGCCATCGCCACCACACTGGCGCTGGCGGTCTGTGAACCCTACAGTTCCGGTCTGGGCGGAGGGTGCCTGCTGGTGAGCCATTCGGCCGAGGATGGTGTGACACGGGCCATCAGTGGACGCGAGAACGCCCCGGCCGCCGCACGTTTTGACATGTATCTCGATGCCGACGGACTGCCAATGCCCGACCTTTCAGGTGCGGGCATTCTGGCTGTCGCCGTGCCCTGTGAGTTGCAGGCCCTGGCGCTGCTGCACGAGGAGCAGGGCCACTTGCCCTGGCATGATCTGGTCGAACCTGCTCGGCTGCTTGCCGAGCAGGGATTCAGCGTGGGCCCCCGCCTCGGACGCGTGCTGGCGGCCAGTGACTCGCTGTTGCGCCTGCACAACGATGTGGCCAGCCAGCCCTGGTGGAAGGATGGTGAGATCCTCGACACGGGTGATCGCCTGATTCAACCCGCCCTGGCGCGCAGTCTGGCCCGTCTGCAGGAGCTGGGCGTACGCGAATTTCTCGAACTGGTGTTTGCCCCCGCACTGGACAGCCTGGCCCAGGAACGCGGTGGCATCCTCACCGGCGGTGATCTGCTGGCCGTGGAAGCCACCGCCGAGACCGTGGTGTCGGGATCGTATCACGGACTGGAGCTGCGATCGATCGGTGCTCCCTCATCCGGCGGTGCCTTGCTGATCGAGGCCTTGCAGGTGCTGGATGGCCAACAACTGGACACACTGGCGCCGCGGGATCCCCTGCGCATCGATCGTGTGGCCCGCACTCTCGAATACGCGTTTGCCGACCGTGCCCGTTGGTTCGGTGACCCCCGCTTCTGCACCATTCCCCTTGACAGACTGCTTTCGGAGGAGTATGCCGACTCGCTGCGCGCTCTGGTGACTTCCGGTATACGAACCGATCAGGCCTGGCCCGGACTGGAACGGGAGATCCGCGAGGGCGATCACACGACCCATGTCTGCGTGATCGATTCCCGTGGCAATGCCGTTTCGCTGACTGCCACCATCAATACGTACTTCGGATCGGGCATCACCGAACCGCGCACCGGCATCGTGCTCAACAATGAGATGGATGATTTCGTGATCCAGCCGGGGGTGCCCAATTTCTATGGGCTGGTCGGCAGCCCCCGCAATGCGGTGCGGGCGGGGGCACGTCCCTTGTCCAGCATGACTCCCCTGATTGTGCTGAAGAATGGCCAGGTTCATCTGGTCGCAGGCAGTCAGGGTGGCCCCAAGATCATCAGCACCGTGCTGCTGCATGCGCTGGATCTGGTGGATTATGGAATGGACCCGGCCGATGCGCTGGCACTTCCCCGCTATCACCAGCAGTGGCGCCCCGCCCTTCTGATGCTGGAACCCGCATTCTCCCCGGCCAGCCGGACCCGCCTGCGCGAACTGGGGTGGGAACTGGACGAGCGCACCGAGCCCTGGAGCGTGGCTTCGCTTCTCCTGCGTGATCCGGACGGGCGCCTGCGCGGTGCCGCCGATCCACGCGCCGATGGTCTGGCACTGGGCTACTGA